A DNA window from Luteolibacter luteus contains the following coding sequences:
- a CDS encoding four helix bundle protein: MSEIKTFKDLDIWRRGCNLTVEVHVALSESKDFALRNQMERASLSIPSNIAEGCERDSTADFIKFLRYSKGSCGELRTQLYIAEKVRKRLGAPPMEGSRDMIQETRELSRMIQGLINALKLRLDGSSTDH; encoded by the coding sequence ATGAGCGAGATCAAAACATTCAAGGATTTGGACATATGGCGCCGGGGCTGCAATCTGACGGTTGAGGTCCACGTCGCTTTGTCCGAATCCAAGGATTTTGCTCTCCGCAATCAGATGGAGCGCGCATCGCTTTCCATTCCTTCAAATATCGCCGAAGGCTGCGAACGTGATAGCACCGCAGATTTCATCAAGTTCCTCCGCTACAGCAAAGGCTCCTGCGGAGAACTCCGCACCCAGCTCTACATCGCTGAAAAAGTCCGCAAACGCCTCGGCGCGCCTCCGATGGAAGGCTCCCGCGACATGATTCAGGAGACCCGCGAGCTCTCCCGCATGATCCAAGGCCTCATCAACGCCCTCAAGCTTCGCCTCGACGGCTCTTCCACTGATCACTGA
- a CDS encoding ribonucleotide-diphosphate reductase subunit beta, translated as MSATTTVTLGNRTFVLDREKAEQAFAAKKVINGRDTMFFNILPLKYQWAYDLYKTMKNNHWEPEDITMQKDVEQWRSDEISEVERWIIKMGIGYFSAAEGIVGDNVLHVVREVVTAPELKLVLGRHAHEENIHADSLVYMLSSLGLNPHECEAMFEDVPSITAKNHFVVSNSRALRRDIDLTQTANKQALAKNIFMFGQVMEGTQFYGLFGMILSLYRQNKFPGIGQMFRYTLRDESNHIEVFRNLLMDLVDENPDIWTEDFREDLRATMKEGITLEKQFIRDCLPVAGLGLNSADFEQYIDYIADRRLTSCGLAPLNESVSNPFPWLAEMMDIKKETNFFEGRVTEYQKASALSSVDDDEL; from the coding sequence ATGTCAGCCACCACCACCGTCACCCTCGGAAATCGCACCTTCGTCCTGGATCGCGAGAAAGCCGAGCAGGCCTTCGCCGCCAAGAAAGTCATCAATGGCCGCGACACGATGTTCTTCAACATCCTCCCGCTGAAGTACCAGTGGGCGTACGACCTGTACAAGACGATGAAGAACAACCACTGGGAGCCGGAAGACATCACCATGCAGAAGGATGTCGAGCAGTGGCGCTCCGATGAAATCTCCGAGGTGGAGCGTTGGATCATCAAGATGGGCATCGGCTACTTTTCCGCCGCCGAAGGCATCGTCGGGGACAATGTCCTCCACGTCGTCCGCGAGGTCGTCACCGCCCCCGAGCTGAAGCTCGTCCTCGGCCGCCACGCCCATGAGGAAAACATCCACGCGGACAGCCTCGTCTACATGCTCTCCTCTCTCGGCCTGAATCCCCACGAGTGCGAGGCCATGTTCGAGGACGTCCCCTCCATCACGGCAAAGAACCACTTCGTCGTCTCGAATTCCCGCGCCCTCCGCCGCGATATCGACCTCACCCAGACCGCCAACAAGCAGGCCCTCGCCAAGAACATTTTCATGTTCGGCCAGGTCATGGAGGGCACCCAGTTCTACGGCCTCTTCGGCATGATCCTCAGCCTCTACCGCCAGAACAAGTTCCCCGGCATCGGCCAGATGTTCCGCTACACCCTGCGCGATGAGTCGAACCACATCGAAGTCTTCCGCAATCTCCTCATGGACCTCGTCGATGAGAACCCGGACATCTGGACGGAGGACTTCCGCGAAGACCTCCGCGCCACCATGAAAGAGGGCATCACCCTCGAAAAGCAGTTCATCCGCGACTGCCTGCCCGTCGCCGGCCTCGGCCTGAACTCCGCCGACTTCGAGCAATACATCGACTACATTGCCGACCGCCGCCTCACCTCCTGCGGCCTCGCCCCGCTCAATGAGTCCGTCTCGAACCCATTCCCATGGCTTGCCGAGATGATGGACATCAAGAAGGAGACCAACTTCTTCGAAGGCCGCGTCACCGAGTACCAAAAGGCCTCCGCCCTCTCCTCCGTCGACGACGACGAGCTCTGA
- a CDS encoding response regulator: MFPSPDSGATQASARYKVLVVDDEPTLRLGFSYALSDHDTDTAANGSEALTKLDSGDYDVAILDLRMPDIDGLRVIETLRRHGNYLPVVLCSAAITPSAALRAITGQVVDFLLKPVRPAELRGVVRHIMAPEEDPFARAMAHAREGRHELAIQDLERMDPGPRVTSWLGILRAIRTGSLEAEAAAFSRLERDGLSALAYRVPE, encoded by the coding sequence ATGTTCCCATCGCCTGATAGCGGGGCCACCCAAGCCTCTGCTCGCTACAAGGTGCTCGTCGTTGACGATGAGCCCACCTTGCGGCTCGGCTTTTCGTACGCGCTTTCCGACCACGATACCGATACCGCGGCCAATGGCTCGGAAGCCCTCACCAAGCTGGATTCGGGCGATTATGACGTCGCCATTCTCGATCTCCGCATGCCGGACATCGATGGCCTCCGGGTGATCGAGACCCTCCGCCGCCACGGGAATTATCTCCCCGTCGTCCTCTGCAGCGCCGCGATCACCCCCTCCGCAGCCCTCCGCGCCATCACCGGCCAGGTGGTCGATTTCCTTCTCAAGCCCGTCCGCCCTGCTGAGCTGCGCGGCGTCGTTCGCCATATCATGGCCCCGGAGGAAGATCCCTTCGCAAGAGCCATGGCCCACGCCCGCGAGGGCCGGCATGAGCTCGCTATCCAAGACTTGGAGAGAATGGATCCCGGTCCGCGCGTCACCTCTTGGCTTGGCATCCTCCGCGCCATCCGCACCGGCAGCCTCGAAGCCGAGGCTGCTGCCTTCAGCCGCCTTGAGCGGGATGGCCTCTCCGCTCTCGCCTATCGCGTTCCCGAGTAG
- a CDS encoding ATP-binding protein, which produces MLRTRLFFGLLTLILLLWGVGAAALLLVRDASKRYDTLVQESYPAIKLSRGFRTITTGLNVHYLPALASPPGTQVPDRSKFDADKEELKDRVNALRLQTSSDGGWDDLQARLDQAVETYLQGYERFFAESLSTQEDRSKLMSYMSTQTQRITDLSDSIFALADAKMMGSSVKSGAESSKNTFFVLTLVLLGTGIAMFIYFQLVRHMVDPVVGLRRSIEEIRKGNFELTLPEPGADSEFRSVATAFNDMAAELRVRRGETNERLLKTNLVNRAILEAIPSPVFVLGDDGRILQINPAAERLTESLGVAGRLPSKIQRILNESNDHGENHLPEDPREALLFRIEEREFFYLPRIFSFTSEDGVYSGRAVLLHNVTRIRWLDDMKTNLISTVSHEIKTPLTGIRMVLHLLLEERSGGLTDVQKTMVSSANDDCERLLVTLNTLLDLSRSESGSTHLERVPVALRDAMLRAERIFEPRAAEKSVEIDVEAADGMPEVSADPLRLDEVLNNLVSNAIKHSPTGGKVTLRASQPDAEHMRVTVIDQGPGVPEEMQNRIFERFFRAPGQDSDGVGLGLFICREIMRAHEGRIGLKERAHDQTEFFIDVPIA; this is translated from the coding sequence ATGCTACGGACCCGACTCTTTTTCGGACTGCTGACCCTCATTCTCCTCCTCTGGGGAGTGGGGGCTGCAGCCCTTTTGCTTGTACGGGACGCGAGCAAACGCTACGATACGCTCGTTCAGGAAAGCTATCCTGCCATCAAGCTCAGCCGTGGCTTCCGCACCATCACCACCGGGCTGAACGTTCACTACCTCCCGGCCCTGGCCAGCCCCCCCGGCACCCAGGTGCCGGATCGCTCGAAGTTTGATGCCGACAAGGAAGAACTCAAGGACCGGGTCAATGCCCTGCGCCTGCAAACCAGCAGTGATGGCGGTTGGGACGATCTGCAGGCAAGGCTGGACCAAGCGGTCGAAACCTACCTGCAAGGCTATGAGCGCTTCTTCGCCGAGAGCCTTTCGACCCAGGAGGATCGGTCGAAGCTCATGTCCTACATGAGCACCCAGACCCAGCGCATCACCGATCTCTCGGATAGCATCTTCGCCCTCGCGGATGCGAAGATGATGGGCAGCAGCGTGAAGTCCGGCGCGGAGTCGTCGAAGAATACCTTCTTCGTCCTCACCCTCGTTTTGCTCGGCACCGGCATCGCGATGTTCATCTACTTCCAGCTCGTCCGCCACATGGTCGATCCGGTCGTAGGCCTGCGCCGTTCGATCGAGGAGATCCGGAAAGGAAACTTCGAGCTCACCCTGCCGGAGCCGGGCGCGGACAGCGAATTTCGCTCCGTCGCCACCGCCTTCAATGACATGGCCGCCGAGCTGCGCGTGCGCCGCGGCGAGACCAATGAGCGCCTGCTGAAGACCAATCTGGTGAACCGCGCCATTCTGGAGGCGATTCCCTCGCCCGTCTTCGTGCTCGGGGATGACGGCCGCATCCTCCAGATCAATCCCGCCGCGGAGCGCCTCACGGAGAGCCTCGGCGTTGCCGGTCGCCTGCCGTCGAAAATCCAGCGCATCCTCAACGAGTCGAACGACCACGGCGAAAATCACCTGCCCGAAGACCCCCGCGAGGCCCTGCTCTTTCGTATCGAGGAGCGTGAGTTCTTCTACCTTCCCCGCATCTTCAGCTTTACCTCGGAGGACGGTGTCTACTCCGGTCGGGCCGTGCTTCTCCACAATGTCACCCGCATCCGCTGGCTGGATGACATGAAGACGAACCTCATCTCGACCGTCAGCCACGAGATCAAGACGCCCCTCACGGGCATTCGCATGGTCCTGCACCTGCTCTTGGAGGAGCGCTCCGGCGGGCTGACGGATGTGCAGAAGACCATGGTGTCCTCCGCCAATGACGATTGCGAGCGGCTCCTCGTCACCCTGAATACCCTCCTCGATCTCTCCCGCTCGGAGAGCGGCAGCACCCACCTCGAGCGCGTGCCCGTCGCCCTGCGCGACGCCATGCTCCGCGCCGAGCGCATCTTCGAACCGAGGGCCGCGGAAAAATCCGTGGAAATCGATGTCGAAGCCGCCGATGGGATGCCGGAAGTCAGCGCCGATCCGCTGCGCCTTGATGAAGTGCTGAACAATCTCGTCTCGAACGCCATCAAGCACAGCCCCACCGGTGGAAAGGTCACCCTCCGCGCCAGCCAGCCGGACGCCGAGCACATGCGCGTCACCGTCATCGACCAAGGCCCCGGCGTCCCGGAGGAAATGCAAAACCGCATCTTCGAGCGCTTCTTCCGCGCCCCCGGTCAGGATTCGGATGGCGTCGGCCTCGGCCTCTTCATTTGCCGCGAAATCATGAGAGCCCACGAAGGGCGCATCGGGCTGAAGGAAAGAGCCCACGATCAGACAGAATTCTTCATTGATGTTCCCATCGCCTGA
- a CDS encoding sigma-54-dependent transcriptional regulator produces the protein MDILIVDDEQSIRLTTSVALEAEGHYVETAEDGDSALQRLKEEDFQLVFLDLRLGDEDGLMVMQEILKKTPRQLVTIFTAHASVATAVKATQLGAFDYLEKPFTPDQLRAIIAKAQKALQTQVEVVRLQETVQELKSEVKHNAPPLQFDSEDERTRVELETLFRAAASPASVLILGESGTGKSVIAREVHDRSHLRDKPFVTVSCPSLSKELLESVLFGHMKGSFTGAVKDTWGKVHAADGGTLFLDEIGELPMEIQPKLLRLLQEREYERLGENKVRESNVRIIAATNRDLAACVAARTFREDLFYRLNVISVTVPPLRERRGDLIRFANDYLSFFSKQMGRKIEGFSEAGRQALVRHSWPGNLRELRNAIERAAILARGSKIEAEDLPIPVAADAAATTGGNSTGPVIGGEYSIDDIEQTHLREVLRWAPTLQDAAAILGIDKATLYRKRKRFGMD, from the coding sequence ATGGACATCCTCATCGTAGACGACGAACAATCGATCCGCCTCACCACCTCTGTCGCCCTCGAAGCCGAGGGCCATTACGTCGAAACGGCGGAGGATGGGGACTCGGCGCTTCAGCGCCTCAAGGAAGAAGACTTCCAGTTGGTTTTCCTGGACCTGCGCTTGGGCGACGAAGACGGGCTCATGGTGATGCAGGAGATCCTGAAAAAGACTCCCCGCCAGCTCGTCACCATTTTCACGGCTCACGCCTCCGTCGCCACCGCCGTGAAGGCCACCCAGCTCGGGGCCTTCGACTACTTGGAGAAGCCCTTCACCCCGGACCAGCTTCGCGCCATCATCGCGAAGGCCCAAAAGGCTCTTCAGACCCAAGTGGAGGTCGTCCGCCTTCAGGAAACCGTTCAGGAGCTGAAAAGCGAGGTGAAGCACAACGCCCCGCCGCTCCAGTTCGACTCCGAGGACGAACGCACGCGCGTGGAGTTGGAGACTCTCTTCCGCGCCGCCGCTTCGCCTGCCTCCGTACTCATCCTCGGGGAAAGCGGCACCGGTAAGAGCGTGATTGCCCGCGAGGTCCACGACCGCAGCCATCTCCGCGACAAGCCTTTTGTCACCGTGAGCTGTCCGAGCCTTTCCAAGGAATTGCTGGAGAGCGTGCTCTTTGGCCACATGAAGGGCTCCTTCACCGGTGCGGTGAAGGACACTTGGGGAAAAGTTCATGCGGCCGATGGCGGCACCCTTTTCCTCGATGAGATCGGGGAGCTGCCGATGGAGATCCAGCCGAAGCTCCTCCGCCTCCTCCAGGAGCGCGAATACGAGCGCCTCGGCGAAAACAAGGTGCGTGAGAGCAATGTCCGCATCATCGCCGCGACCAACCGCGATCTTGCCGCCTGCGTCGCCGCCCGCACATTCCGTGAGGACCTCTTTTACCGCCTGAACGTCATCAGCGTCACGGTGCCGCCGCTGCGCGAGCGCCGCGGGGATCTGATCCGTTTCGCGAACGACTACCTCTCCTTCTTTAGCAAGCAAATGGGCCGGAAGATCGAGGGCTTCTCTGAAGCCGGTCGCCAGGCCCTTGTCCGCCACTCTTGGCCGGGAAATCTCCGCGAGCTCCGCAATGCGATCGAGCGCGCGGCCATCCTTGCCCGCGGTTCGAAGATCGAGGCCGAAGACTTGCCGATTCCCGTCGCCGCCGACGCCGCAGCGACGACCGGGGGCAACTCTACCGGACCCGTCATCGGAGGTGAATACAGCATCGACGACATCGAGCAAACCCACCTCCGCGAGGTCCTGCGTTGGGCGCCAACCCTGCAGGACGCCGCCGCCATCCTCGGCATCGACAAGGCAACCCTCTACCGCAAGCGCAAGCGTTTCGGAATGGACTGA
- a CDS encoding acyl-CoA desaturase codes for MKLSIPFERVDWINTVFLLIISLLAVIAAPIYLWNHGMNGFLAGMFAFYCIATGMSITLGYHRLFSHLSFKAKWPVRLFTLVFGACAFENSALNWVSDHRRHHKHTDHDDDPYDISKGFFWAHIGWILFKVRPEPPLDNVQDLRKDPLVMWQHRWDKMIALVVGLILPAVLGYFFAGGWNGALGGFLIAGVLRVFCVQQCTFFINSLCHTIGRQPYSTRCSARDSFVMSLFTFGEGYHNYHHEFQHDYRNGVKPWNFDPTKWAIWVLSKIGMASDLRRVPDTKVLLAEMAEARRRADVELARLHASDHPWRDKAVESMNSLIERLSANYHDLEKAMADRVDLSRKALRNWSRETKEMLDHLSAIRRGRSVPA; via the coding sequence ATGAAATTGAGCATCCCTTTCGAGCGGGTGGACTGGATCAATACCGTCTTCCTCCTGATCATCTCCCTGCTCGCCGTGATCGCGGCTCCGATCTACCTGTGGAATCACGGCATGAATGGCTTCCTCGCCGGCATGTTCGCTTTCTACTGCATCGCGACCGGCATGAGCATCACGCTCGGCTACCATCGCTTGTTCTCGCACCTCTCTTTCAAGGCGAAGTGGCCCGTCCGGCTCTTCACCTTGGTCTTCGGTGCCTGTGCTTTTGAAAACTCGGCGCTGAACTGGGTTTCCGACCATCGCCGCCACCACAAGCACACCGACCACGACGACGATCCATACGATATCTCGAAGGGCTTCTTCTGGGCCCACATCGGCTGGATCCTTTTCAAGGTGCGCCCTGAGCCGCCGCTGGACAACGTGCAGGATCTCCGCAAGGACCCGCTCGTCATGTGGCAGCACCGCTGGGACAAGATGATCGCCCTCGTCGTGGGCCTGATTCTGCCTGCCGTCCTCGGCTACTTCTTCGCAGGTGGCTGGAATGGTGCCCTCGGCGGCTTCCTGATCGCCGGTGTGCTGCGCGTTTTCTGCGTCCAGCAGTGCACCTTCTTCATCAACTCGCTCTGCCACACCATCGGCCGCCAGCCCTATTCGACCCGCTGCAGCGCCCGTGACAGCTTCGTGATGTCGCTCTTCACCTTCGGCGAGGGCTACCACAATTATCACCACGAGTTCCAACACGACTACCGCAATGGCGTGAAGCCGTGGAACTTCGACCCCACCAAGTGGGCCATCTGGGTGCTTTCCAAGATCGGGATGGCCAGCGACCTGCGCCGCGTGCCGGACACCAAGGTGCTCCTTGCAGAGATGGCGGAAGCCCGCCGCCGTGCCGATGTCGAGCTGGCCCGCCTCCATGCCTCCGATCATCCGTGGCGTGACAAGGCCGTGGAGTCCATGAACTCTCTGATCGAACGCCTCAGCGCGAATTACCACGATCTGGAAAAGGCCATGGCCGACCGCGTGGACCTCTCCCGTAAGGCTCTCCGCAACTGGAGCCGCGAGACCAAGGAAATGCTCGATCACCTTTCCGCGATCCGCCGTGGTCGCTCGGTGCCTGCCTAA
- a CDS encoding RNA recognition motif domain-containing protein has product MSNKMYVGNLPFSASEDELREAFGQFGPVAEVSMMMDRETGRPRGFAFISMETKEGMEAAIRGLDGKDFGGRNLTVNEARPREDRPSFGGGGGGGGGRGGYGGDRRGGGGGGGYGGDRRGGGGGGGGGRGGYSDDRRGGGGGGGGRRW; this is encoded by the coding sequence ATGAGTAACAAGATGTATGTGGGGAATCTCCCCTTCTCCGCCAGCGAAGACGAGCTGCGCGAAGCCTTCGGTCAATTCGGCCCCGTGGCTGAGGTCAGCATGATGATGGACCGTGAAACCGGTCGCCCGCGTGGTTTCGCTTTCATCTCGATGGAGACCAAGGAAGGCATGGAAGCCGCGATCCGCGGTCTCGATGGCAAGGATTTCGGTGGTCGTAACCTGACCGTCAACGAAGCCCGCCCACGTGAAGACCGTCCGTCCTTCGGTGGCGGCGGCGGTGGTGGTGGTGGCCGCGGCGGCTACGGTGGTGATCGCCGTGGCGGTGGTGGTGGCGGCGGCTACGGTGGCGATCGCCGCGGAGGCGGTGGTGGCGGCGGCGGTGGTCGTGGTGGCTATAGCGATGACCGTCGCGGTGGCGGCGGTGGTGGTGGTGGCCGCCGCTGGTAA
- a CDS encoding NAD(P)/FAD-dependent oxidoreductase, whose amino-acid sequence MSTTDPVSPPLVSRRDVLNGLASMATVSSLYAASLEDADPDEIFELVIIGGGPAGLSAAMVMARARRRVLLIDGGTPRNAAAPAVHTFLTRDGVLPSDFRKIARGQLARYPSVAFREDLVASITGEPGAFEVTTASGGRIRTRYVLLTLGLVDELPAIPGLRENWGRGVHHCAFCDGYEHRDEPWGLLVEDPAVLEHVPFFLGWTANLTIFASGLSLPPEALSGLAGRGIKVESRKIRQLRPAGNLHSLEAALMEDGSAVLLSAFFVQPKQSQTPLVSALGLTLREDGAVLREETGETSRPGIFAAGDLSAGRMQQALLAAADGARVAYFLAKLSVEESLDR is encoded by the coding sequence ATGAGCACCACCGACCCCGTTTCCCCACCTTTGGTCTCCCGCCGCGATGTGTTGAACGGACTCGCCAGCATGGCCACGGTTTCCTCCCTCTACGCCGCCTCGCTGGAGGACGCGGATCCTGACGAAATCTTCGAACTCGTCATCATTGGCGGCGGCCCAGCCGGTTTGTCCGCAGCCATGGTCATGGCCCGCGCCCGTCGCCGCGTCCTGCTGATCGATGGCGGCACACCCCGAAATGCCGCAGCTCCGGCAGTGCATACTTTCCTCACCCGGGATGGCGTTCTTCCTTCTGACTTTCGGAAAATCGCCCGCGGCCAGCTCGCCCGCTACCCTTCCGTCGCCTTCCGCGAGGATCTGGTGGCTTCCATCACCGGTGAACCCGGCGCCTTCGAGGTTACCACCGCCTCCGGTGGTAGGATCCGTACCCGCTACGTCCTCCTGACCCTCGGCCTGGTCGACGAGCTACCCGCCATCCCGGGCCTCCGGGAAAACTGGGGCAGGGGAGTCCACCACTGCGCCTTCTGCGATGGCTACGAGCATCGCGACGAGCCATGGGGCTTGCTGGTGGAGGATCCTGCCGTGCTGGAGCACGTCCCTTTCTTCCTCGGCTGGACGGCGAATCTCACCATCTTCGCTTCCGGGCTTTCGCTCCCTCCGGAGGCGCTATCGGGCTTGGCGGGGAGGGGGATCAAGGTGGAGTCGCGGAAGATCCGCCAGCTACGCCCTGCCGGGAATCTTCACTCGCTGGAAGCCGCCCTGATGGAGGACGGTTCGGCGGTTCTACTCTCGGCCTTCTTTGTCCAGCCGAAGCAAAGCCAGACCCCGCTGGTTTCCGCCCTCGGTCTCACCCTCCGGGAGGACGGGGCAGTCCTTCGCGAGGAAACCGGCGAAACCAGCCGTCCCGGAATCTTCGCTGCTGGTGACCTCAGCGCCGGTCGCATGCAGCAGGCCCTGCTCGCCGCTGCGGATGGGGCTCGCGTGGCTTATTTCCTCGCCAAGCTTTCGGTCGAGGAATCGCTGGATCGGTAA
- a CDS encoding LysR family transcriptional regulator, giving the protein MIDDLRSLRAFVTTAEELNFRRAAERLHMSQPPLSRMIAALEDTLETRLFERSTRQVSLTQAGELLYREATGLLERADELARMLKRETGVRRRFKIGCTAAAYCTSFPQIVARLRELHPEVEIELHEMNSDAQLDGIASAKLDAGIVVMPVRRPGIAVLPFSRMRMRMAVPAAHPLAGSAEPVALGEFSRDVFIVHAREENPAMYHEIMHHCAKAGFRPRVLIKKKGQNCMAMIASGAGVHFSAAHGQCLRVDGVSFVELEGEAPVLEMGFACRDGDGTALMESLRGLLGMQG; this is encoded by the coding sequence ATGATCGATGACCTCCGCAGCCTGCGGGCCTTCGTGACGACGGCCGAGGAGCTGAACTTCCGTCGCGCAGCGGAACGTCTCCATATGTCCCAGCCGCCGCTGAGCCGGATGATCGCGGCGCTGGAGGATACACTGGAGACGCGGCTTTTCGAGCGAAGCACGCGTCAGGTGAGCCTGACCCAGGCGGGCGAGCTGTTGTATCGGGAGGCGACCGGCCTGCTGGAGCGGGCGGATGAACTGGCGCGGATGCTGAAGCGGGAGACCGGAGTGAGACGGCGCTTCAAGATCGGCTGCACGGCCGCGGCCTACTGCACGTCCTTTCCCCAGATCGTGGCGCGGTTGCGGGAGCTTCATCCGGAGGTGGAGATCGAGCTGCACGAGATGAACTCCGATGCCCAGCTCGATGGGATCGCCTCCGCGAAACTGGATGCCGGGATCGTGGTGATGCCGGTGCGGCGCCCGGGAATCGCAGTGCTGCCTTTTTCCCGGATGCGGATGAGAATGGCGGTGCCGGCGGCGCATCCCCTGGCAGGGAGCGCGGAGCCGGTGGCGTTGGGAGAGTTTTCAAGGGATGTTTTCATCGTGCATGCGCGCGAGGAGAATCCGGCGATGTATCATGAGATCATGCACCACTGCGCGAAGGCGGGCTTCCGCCCTCGTGTCCTGATCAAGAAGAAGGGGCAGAACTGCATGGCAATGATCGCGTCTGGTGCCGGGGTGCATTTCTCCGCGGCGCACGGGCAGTGCCTGCGGGTAGACGGCGTGTCCTTTGTGGAGCTGGAAGGTGAAGCTCCGGTGCTGGAGATGGGATTCGCGTGCCGGGATGGCGATGGGACCGCGTTGATGGAAAGCTTGAGGGGTTTGTTGGGGATGCAGGGGTGA
- a CDS encoding aldehyde dehydrogenase family protein, with product MSLKTKEAPASRVSKKTREFIAKPKKLLIGGDWLKSANGKTFDSFDPSSGEVLARVAEGEAEDINLAVAAARRAFDRGPWRKMTTSERGRIIWKIGDLILEHLDELAELESLDNGKPLAVAKAADVPLAADLFHYMAGWATKVEGNTIPISVPYAAGAKFHAYTLREPIGVVGQVIPWNFPLLMAAWKLGPALATGNTIVLKPAEQTPLSALRLAELALEAGLPEGVLNVVTGYGETAGAALAAHDGVDKIAFTGSTEVGKIIVKAAAGNLKKVTLELGGKSPTIVFKDVSDVDAAIQGAANAIFFNHGQCCCAGSRLYIQKDIYERVLEGVADRAKKIKLGPGVDPDTEMGPLVSEEQLERVTGYLESGKKEGAKAVTGGKRVGDRGYFVAPTVFTEASPKMKIVREEIFGPVVVAEPFDDIEKVVQQANDSTYGLAASVWTRDISKAHRTAALLRAGTVWVNCHNIFDASMPFGGYKQSGWGREMGHEALELYTETKAVCVAL from the coding sequence ATGTCACTCAAAACCAAGGAGGCTCCAGCCAGCCGGGTCTCGAAGAAAACACGCGAGTTCATCGCGAAGCCCAAGAAGCTGCTGATCGGAGGGGACTGGCTGAAGTCCGCCAACGGAAAGACCTTCGACAGTTTCGATCCATCCTCCGGCGAGGTGCTGGCCCGTGTGGCCGAGGGAGAGGCCGAGGATATCAATCTCGCCGTGGCTGCAGCGCGCCGGGCCTTCGACCGCGGACCATGGCGGAAGATGACAACCTCCGAGCGAGGACGGATCATCTGGAAGATCGGCGACCTGATCCTGGAGCATCTGGATGAGCTGGCAGAGCTCGAGTCGCTCGACAACGGCAAGCCGCTGGCGGTGGCAAAGGCAGCGGACGTGCCGCTGGCTGCCGATCTCTTCCACTACATGGCCGGCTGGGCGACGAAGGTGGAAGGCAACACGATCCCGATCAGCGTGCCCTATGCGGCGGGCGCAAAGTTCCATGCTTACACGCTGCGCGAGCCGATCGGCGTGGTGGGGCAGGTGATCCCTTGGAATTTCCCGCTGCTGATGGCGGCGTGGAAGCTGGGCCCGGCCTTGGCGACGGGGAATACGATCGTGCTGAAGCCGGCGGAGCAAACTCCGCTCTCCGCACTCCGTCTGGCGGAACTAGCTTTGGAAGCAGGCCTGCCGGAAGGTGTGCTGAACGTGGTGACCGGCTATGGTGAGACCGCAGGGGCAGCGCTGGCGGCTCACGATGGCGTGGACAAGATCGCCTTCACCGGCTCGACCGAGGTCGGCAAGATCATCGTAAAAGCCGCGGCAGGGAACCTGAAGAAGGTAACCCTGGAGCTGGGCGGTAAATCTCCCACGATCGTGTTCAAGGATGTCTCCGACGTGGATGCGGCGATCCAAGGTGCGGCGAATGCGATCTTCTTCAACCACGGGCAATGCTGCTGCGCGGGCTCGCGGCTCTATATTCAGAAGGACATCTACGAACGCGTGCTCGAAGGCGTCGCGGACCGGGCAAAGAAGATCAAGCTGGGCCCGGGGGTCGATCCGGATACGGAGATGGGGCCGCTGGTTTCCGAGGAACAACTGGAACGCGTGACCGGCTATCTGGAATCCGGCAAGAAAGAGGGCGCGAAGGCCGTCACGGGGGGCAAGCGCGTGGGCGACCGCGGTTACTTCGTGGCACCAACCGTCTTCACCGAGGCGAGTCCGAAGATGAAGATCGTGCGGGAGGAAATCTTCGGACCGGTCGTTGTCGCGGAGCCCTTCGATGACATCGAGAAGGTGGTGCAGCAGGCGAATGACTCGACCTACGGGCTGGCCGCGAGCGTGTGGACCCGGGATATCAGCAAGGCGCACCGGACGGCAGCACTACTACGTGCGGGGACGGTATGGGTGAACTGCCACAACATCTTCGACGCCTCGATGCCCTTTGGCGGCTACAAGCAATCGGGCTGGGGCCGCGAGATGGGCCATGAAGCGCTGGAGCTCTACACGGAGACGAAGGCGGTCTGCGTGGCGCTGTGA